TAATGTCTGGCAGCAGTGCTGCACCATGGCGGCAACCATGACCATTATTGGCGATACCGGGCGCCCCAGTTGGCTGCAGTTTAAGCTGGCCGGGATATCCAAAGGAACCCTTTTTGTCAGCAAGTCGCTGGTACATATAGGGCTCTATATGCTGCTGGCGCTGCCGCTCTACGGTATTTGCTTCGGGATACTTAAGCTGCCTATGCATGGCAGTTGGCTGCTGTTGCTGCTGTTTACGCTGGCCTTTGTCATTGCCCTGCACAGTGTGGGCACCCTGGCCTCCAGCTTTGCCCGCAGTCCGGTGGATGCCACCCGTTTTGGCATGATTATCGCCCTGCCTTCCTTTATTTTATCTGGCTTCGGCTGGCCCCTGGAGGCCATGCCCGCCTTTGTGCAGAGTTTGGCTAAACTTTTGCCCCAGACCTGGTTTTTCCAGGGTATCAATTATTTCACCTTTAAAGATCCTGGTTGGTCCTTTGCTCTGCCATATTTTGCGGCTCTGGGCGTAATTGCTGTGGTTTGTTACAGTGCGGCAGCTGTCTTCACCAGCCGTAAGTAAGGGGGCCTTGCCTTTGAGACGAATATTAAACATTGCCTATTATGAAACTCGCCTTATCTTTAAAGATCGCATCATGTTCTTGCTGTTATTTTTGGTACCCCTGCTCTATGCCACAATCTTTGGTTTTGTTTATGTGGGGGGTATTTTAAGTAACGTGCCCCTGGCCATTGTGGATCTGGATCATTCCAAGCTCAGCCGTGAGGTGGTAACAGCCTTTGAGAATAGTCCACGTTTCCAGCGGGTGCCGGGGATCGAAACCTACGCAGAACTGGACCAGGCCATGCGGCAGGGTAAGGTGCGGGCCGGTGTGGTTATTCCGGAACGCTTTGAACAGGAGCTGCAACAGCAGCATCCTACCCAGTTGTTGGGCGTGTACGATGCATCAAATTTGCTTTGGGGCTATAACACCCGCAAATATTTAAATGAGGTGCTCACCGATTTTAACGCCAACTACACCGCCGGTTATTTAGCCGGGTTAGGTATGTCGCAGCAGCAAATTAAAGGTGTTATGAATACCGTCAATTGCAATTATGAGGTGTGGTATAACCCCACCTTCAGCTACAGCACCTACTTTTACACCGGCCTCTTGCTCATGATTATCCATCAGATTTGCCTGCTGAGCATCAGCCTGACGGTAACCAGGGATAAGGAGCGCCGTACCTGGCTGCAGTTTCTTGGCTCACCCTTGCCCAGTTGGCAAATCTTCGTGGGTAAGTCCTTACCCTATTTCGTGGTTAATTTCTTCAACTATGTCCTGTTGTTGTGGGTGGGAGCTTATTTTGTCCACGCCAAAATCGAGGGTTCCCTGGGGCTGGTGGTGCTATTCGGCCTGTTGTTTGATTTGATCATTACCTCCCTGGGTTTTTATATCTCTTACCTGGCACCCAATTCCCTGCAGGTGACCCGTTATCTCATGCTGGTATCGGTGCCCATTTTCATGACCTCAGGCTTTACCTGGCCCCAGACCCACATCCCGCTGGTCATAAACGCCCTGGCCAGCCTCATGCCCTTCACCTGGATGTCCGAGGCCTTTCGGATGATTACCTTGAAAAACCTGCCCCTGAGCTATTTGCTTACACACCTGGCGGTACTGGTGGGCATGGCTTTAGTCAGCCTCATCCTGGCCAGCACCTTCAGCAAGCGCCGCCGCCCTGCGGCGTAGGGGTTGAATGGTGTGATGGATGTGAGTGACCCCGTGTAACTCCCTCCGTCAGCTTCGCCGCCACCTCCCTCGAAGAGGGAGGTTTTTTGTGCTGCATTTTTCCGGGGGAATAGCAATATCATATGGCCGTTCCCTTAACATGAAAGGCTATCTAAAAAGCCCCCTCATCGAGGGGGCCGTCGCGTAGCGACTGGGGGAGTTATTTTTATTGCTGACTCTTTGCAGGAAAATAGCAATATCATGTGGTCGACACCTTAGCATGAAAGGCTTCTAAAAAAGCCCCCTCACCGAGGGGGCTGGCGCGTAGCGACTGGGGGAGTTATTTTTTCAGAAGTTCTTCTCCCATGAGGGGACTTCCTCACTCCTCTCCTACTCTTAATAATCCTATCTATCTCCTCACAAACACCTCTAAAGTTTCTATCTACATCAAGATTAGAAAAACGCACCACTTCTACACCCAGCTTCTTTAAAACCTCGGTACGCCGTGCATCATACTCTAGTCCTTCACCACTATAGTGTTGACTACCATCAAGCTCGATAACCAGTCTGGCTTGGTGGCAGTAAAAATCCACTATATAGTCGGCAATTGCTTTTTGCCTTTGGCATCTGGGAGAATATTTGCTGAGGAATTGATACCACAATTTCTTTTCCTGGGGTGTCATATTTTTTCTCAGTGTTTTAGCCTGTGGGATGAGGTTGCCATTATAGGGTAAGGACATATACAACCTCCTTTTACTCTTTACTCCCTCCGTCGGCTTCGCCGCCACCTCCCTCGGAGAGGGAGGTTTTTTTGTGCTGCCTCTTTGCAAGGAAATAGCAACATTACAGGGTTGTTACCTTGACATGACAGGTTTTCTAAAGAGCCCCCTCAGTGAGGGGGCTGGCGCGTAGCGACTGGGGGAGTTATTTGGAGAGTTATGCATTAGCCACCAACATCACCGGTAATTCCCCTTTTTCCAGGGCTTCCACAGTTCTTTGCCGGTCTCTTTCCAGCACGGGTTTGAGGAATTGGCCGGTGTAGGATTCCGGTACCTGGCAGATTTCTTCGGGGGTGCCGGTGGCTACCACGGTGCCGCCCTTGTCACCACCCTCGGGGCCCAGGTCTATGATGTGGTCGGCGGTTTTGATTACATCCAGGTTGTGCTCGATAACCACCACGGTACTGCCGCTATCCACCAGGCGGTGCAGTACTTCCAGCAGTTTGGCAATGTCGGCGGTGTGCAGGCCGGTGGTGGGCTCGTCCAGGATGTAGATAGTACCGCCGTTACTGCGACGGCTGAGTTCGGTGGCCAGTTTCACCCGCTGGGCTTCCCCGCCGGACAGTTCCGTTGCCGGTTGACCCAGGCGAATGTAGCCTAACCCTACATCCTGCAGAGTTTTGAGCCGCCGGTGAATCTTCGGGATGTTGGCAAAGAATTCCACCGCTTCATCCACTTCCATATCCAATACATCGGCAATGCTCTTGCCCTTATACTTAACCTCCAGGGTTTCCCGGTTATAGCGCGAGCCTTTACATACCTCGCAGGGTACATAGACATCGGGCAGAAAATGCATTTCTATTTTAATGATGCCATCCCCCTGGCAAGCTTCGCAGCGACCGCCCTTAACGTTAAAACTGAAACGTCCAGGTTTATAGCCCCTTACCTTGGCCTCGGGCATCTGGGTAAACAATTCCCGAATATCGTTAAACACTCCCGTATAGGTGGCCGGGTTGGAACGGGGAGTCCGGCCGATGGGAGACTGGTTAACATCAATTACTTTATCCAGGTGTTCAATGCCCAGGATGGCGGTATGCTCCCCAGGCTTGTCCTTGGCCCGGTGCAGTCTGTGGGCCAAGTCCTTGTAGAGAATTTCATTGATCAGGCTGCTTTTACCGGAACCGGAAACCCCGGTCACGACCACAAATTTACCCAGGGGAATCTCCACATCAATCCCTTTCAGGTTGTTAGCAGCAGCTCCTTGAATAATTAGCTTCTGGTCTTTCCCAGCGCGGCGGCTGAGGGGTACGGGAATAAACTTTTTACCGCTCAGATACTGG
This region of Desulforamulus ferrireducens genomic DNA includes:
- a CDS encoding ABC transporter permease — translated: MRRILNIAYYETRLIFKDRIMFLLLFLVPLLYATIFGFVYVGGILSNVPLAIVDLDHSKLSREVVTAFENSPRFQRVPGIETYAELDQAMRQGKVRAGVVIPERFEQELQQQHPTQLLGVYDASNLLWGYNTRKYLNEVLTDFNANYTAGYLAGLGMSQQQIKGVMNTVNCNYEVWYNPTFSYSTYFYTGLLLMIIHQICLLSISLTVTRDKERRTWLQFLGSPLPSWQIFVGKSLPYFVVNFFNYVLLLWVGAYFVHAKIEGSLGLVVLFGLLFDLIITSLGFYISYLAPNSLQVTRYLMLVSVPIFMTSGFTWPQTHIPLVINALASLMPFTWMSEAFRMITLKNLPLSYLLTHLAVLVGMALVSLILASTFSKRRRPAA
- a CDS encoding endonuclease domain-containing protein, whose amino-acid sequence is MSLPYNGNLIPQAKTLRKNMTPQEKKLWYQFLSKYSPRCQRQKAIADYIVDFYCHQARLVIELDGSQHYSGEGLEYDARRTEVLKKLGVEVVRFSNLDVDRNFRGVCEEIDRIIKSRRGVRKSPHGRRTSEKITPPVATRQPPR